A section of the Streptomyces sp. 6-11-2 genome encodes:
- a CDS encoding GNAT family N-acetyltransferase — protein sequence MRPITGREELDLFRRLPYSLNEELADDLAAGCRRPEWMWVAMHGDRLLARAASWSRPGGDAPLILDVLDLDDGIPGPDRVDTGVRLLSTALAATLPDGSRPPEYSRFIPPDWREKALTRQGVEERMTVLERTGARLFVERLRLEWRPGSPVPGPGGRLAFRPVHDAGELVALMTSVLDGTLDAHGRDDLTRMSAQEAAVKHYEDELARYTSPRDWWRVATLPHGEPVGFVVPAHNGYNPILAYIAVLPAHRGKGYIDDILAEGTRVLAEQDVPRIRASTDLGNTPMAQAFHRAGYVNFEREINMTWS from the coding sequence ATGCGTCCGATCACCGGACGCGAAGAACTCGACCTCTTCCGCCGACTGCCCTACAGCCTCAACGAGGAACTGGCGGACGACCTCGCCGCCGGCTGCCGACGCCCGGAATGGATGTGGGTCGCCATGCACGGCGACCGCCTGCTGGCCAGGGCGGCCTCGTGGAGCCGGCCAGGCGGCGACGCACCACTCATCCTGGACGTCCTCGACCTCGACGACGGCATCCCGGGCCCCGATCGTGTGGACACCGGGGTGCGACTTCTGAGCACCGCGTTGGCGGCCACCCTCCCGGACGGGTCGCGTCCCCCCGAGTACAGCCGCTTCATCCCGCCGGACTGGCGTGAGAAGGCGCTGACCAGGCAAGGCGTCGAGGAGCGCATGACGGTGCTGGAACGCACCGGCGCGCGGCTCTTCGTCGAACGACTGCGCCTGGAATGGCGTCCCGGATCGCCCGTTCCCGGGCCCGGCGGCCGCCTCGCGTTCCGACCCGTCCACGACGCCGGGGAACTCGTTGCCCTGATGACCTCGGTCCTGGACGGGACGCTGGACGCACACGGCCGGGACGACCTGACCCGGATGTCCGCCCAGGAAGCGGCCGTCAAGCACTACGAGGACGAACTCGCCCGCTACACCAGCCCGCGGGACTGGTGGCGCGTCGCGACCCTGCCCCACGGAGAGCCGGTGGGATTCGTCGTCCCGGCCCACAACGGCTACAACCCCATCCTCGCCTACATCGCGGTCCTGCCCGCCCATCGCGGCAAGGGCTACATCGACGACATCCTCGCCGAGGGCACCCGTGTGCTCGCCGAGCAGGACGTCCCCCGCATCCGGGCGTCCACCGACCTCGGCAACACCCCCATGGCGCAGGCCTTCCACCGCGCCGGCTACGTCAATTTCGAACGCGAGATCAACATGACCTGGAGCTGA
- a CDS encoding VWA-like domain-containing protein, with product MEKLLAARLHAVKVRPYLAAALFALHVVEDRSVPTMAVDAHWRCYVSPGFVARTPVEELAGVWVHEVSHLLRDHHGRGERYAREHEEHGPGERSGMGVPRAEGWGRLRRNIAADFEINDDIYGDGLPLPAGAVLPSLLGLPDGLLMEEYLRTASLSGLTADLAWLDCGGGADGQDRPWELGPDGAHGLSRQQRDAVRFRVAEGIRGRPGNAPDGWRRWADEAFHPPQPWRQLLGAAVRSAAGAPGAGENHSYRRPSRRSAAVPGVLLPSLRRTPPRVCVVIDTSRSVSDAELGSALLEVAAISRTVGGRRDLVSVVSCDAAAGIAVPLCRAENMELIGGGGTDLRSGFARALRSRPRPDVIVALTDGQTPWPSAQPPCRTVVGLFPRPARAVNEENPAYVPDAPPRWAHVVSIG from the coding sequence ATGGAGAAGTTGCTGGCCGCCCGGCTGCACGCCGTGAAGGTCCGCCCCTACCTGGCCGCCGCACTCTTCGCGCTGCATGTGGTGGAGGACCGCTCGGTGCCGACGATGGCGGTCGACGCGCACTGGCGCTGCTACGTCTCCCCCGGCTTCGTGGCGCGCACCCCGGTGGAGGAGCTGGCGGGCGTCTGGGTGCACGAGGTCTCCCATCTCCTGCGGGACCACCACGGGCGGGGCGAGCGGTATGCGCGGGAGCACGAGGAGCACGGGCCGGGCGAGCGAAGCGGGATGGGGGTCCCCCGGGCCGAAGGCTGGGGAAGGCTGCGGCGGAACATCGCCGCCGACTTCGAGATCAACGACGACATCTACGGTGACGGTCTGCCCCTGCCCGCCGGGGCGGTGCTGCCGTCGCTGCTGGGACTGCCCGACGGACTGCTGATGGAGGAGTACCTGCGGACGGCGTCGTTGTCCGGGCTCACCGCGGACCTCGCCTGGCTGGACTGCGGCGGTGGCGCCGACGGGCAGGACCGGCCGTGGGAGCTGGGACCCGACGGAGCGCACGGACTGAGCAGGCAGCAGCGGGACGCGGTCCGCTTCCGGGTCGCGGAGGGGATCAGGGGCCGGCCCGGCAACGCGCCGGACGGGTGGCGCCGGTGGGCGGACGAGGCGTTCCATCCGCCGCAGCCGTGGCGGCAGTTGCTGGGAGCCGCGGTCCGCTCGGCGGCGGGTGCGCCGGGGGCGGGCGAGAACCACAGCTACCGGCGTCCTTCCCGGCGCTCGGCCGCCGTCCCCGGGGTGCTGCTGCCGAGCCTGCGCCGTACGCCGCCCCGGGTCTGCGTCGTGATCGACACCTCCCGGTCGGTGAGTGACGCCGAGTTGGGCAGCGCGCTGCTGGAGGTGGCGGCGATCTCACGGACGGTGGGCGGACGGCGCGATCTGGTCTCGGTGGTCTCCTGCGACGCGGCGGCGGGGATCGCCGTCCCGCTCTGCCGCGCCGAGAACATGGAACTGATCGGCGGCGGGGGAACGGATCTGCGCTCCGGTTTCGCGCGGGCGCTGCGCTCCCGGCCCCGCCCGGACGTGATCGTCGCCCTGACGGATGGCCAGACGCCGTGGCCCTCCGCGCAGCCGCCCTGCCGCACCGTCGTAGGTCTCTTTCCCCGTCCCGCCCGCGCCGTGAACGAGGAGAATCCCGCCTACGTCCCGGACGCCCCGCCGCGCTGGGCGCATGTCGTCTCCATCGGCTGA
- a CDS encoding MoxR family ATPase: MTSNTLLPTSAPAPAESGVSGTIAQLALADDLLAHLRSTTTEPRPDEQLEALTLAVAADLPVLLWGEPGIGKTAALTQLATSLDLPLTTVIASVHEPSDFSGLPIVGDDPGVRGVPMAPPQWAVELVRAGRGLLFLDELSTATPAVQAALLRVVLERRVGALQLPPGVRIVAAANPRASAADGWELSPPLANRFVHLHWVHDRDVVVRGLGGVWPRAELPRLMPERLPEAVAFARRAVCGFLEARPTLIHRLPSTETRRGGAWPSPRSWEAALTLLAFGTAASVSREVLALLVRGAVGDGPGLELLAHLDRMDLPDPESLLADPPSAELPVRGDLRQAALEAVVAAVGARPERERWEAGWAVLVRALQTGAPDLLVAPATTLAALRRDDWEVPEAVERLAGVVGLARRADRSVERVAAPAGAGRAAGASR, translated from the coding sequence ATGACGTCCAACACTCTTCTGCCGACATCCGCTCCCGCTCCCGCCGAAAGCGGCGTTTCCGGAACGATCGCCCAACTCGCCCTCGCCGACGACCTCCTGGCCCATCTGCGGTCGACCACCACCGAGCCGCGCCCCGACGAGCAGCTCGAAGCGCTCACCCTGGCCGTCGCGGCCGACCTGCCCGTGCTGCTCTGGGGCGAGCCGGGCATCGGCAAGACCGCGGCCCTGACACAGCTCGCCACCTCCCTCGACCTGCCGCTGACCACCGTGATCGCCAGCGTCCACGAGCCGTCCGACTTCTCCGGGCTGCCCATCGTGGGCGACGATCCGGGGGTGCGGGGGGTGCCGATGGCACCGCCCCAGTGGGCCGTCGAACTCGTGCGGGCCGGGCGGGGGTTGCTCTTCCTGGACGAACTCTCCACCGCCACCCCGGCGGTCCAGGCCGCACTGCTCCGGGTCGTCCTGGAGCGGAGGGTCGGTGCACTGCAACTGCCGCCGGGCGTACGGATCGTGGCCGCCGCCAATCCGCGCGCGTCGGCGGCGGACGGGTGGGAGCTGAGCCCACCGCTGGCCAACCGGTTCGTGCATCTGCACTGGGTGCACGACCGGGACGTGGTGGTGCGCGGGCTGGGCGGGGTCTGGCCCCGGGCGGAGCTGCCCCGCCTGATGCCGGAGCGGCTGCCGGAGGCGGTGGCCTTCGCCCGACGTGCGGTCTGCGGCTTCCTGGAGGCCCGGCCGACGCTGATCCACCGGCTGCCGAGCACCGAGACACGGCGCGGCGGTGCCTGGCCCTCGCCCCGGAGCTGGGAGGCCGCGTTGACCCTGCTGGCCTTCGGTACGGCGGCGTCCGTCTCCCGGGAGGTGCTGGCGCTTCTGGTGCGGGGCGCGGTGGGCGACGGACCCGGGCTCGAACTCCTCGCCCATCTGGACCGGATGGACCTGCCGGACCCGGAGTCGCTGCTGGCCGATCCGCCCTCCGCCGAGCTGCCGGTGCGGGGCGATCTGCGTCAGGCGGCGCTGGAGGCGGTGGTGGCCGCCGTCGGGGCGCGGCCGGAGCGGGAGCGATGGGAGGCGGGCTGGGCGGTGCTCGTGCGGGCGCTGCAGACCGGCGCCCCGGACCTGCTGGTCGCCCCGGCGACGACGCTGGCCGCGCTGCGGCGCGACGACTGGGAGGTACCGGAGGCCGTGGAGCGGCTGGCCGGGGTGGTCGGTCTCGCCCGGCGGGCGGACCGGTCGGTGGAACGGGTCGCGGCGCCGGCCGGCGCCGGGCGTGCGGCGGGGGCGAGCCGATGA